A stretch of Porites lutea chromosome 5, jaPorLute2.1, whole genome shotgun sequence DNA encodes these proteins:
- the LOC140936548 gene encoding ras-related protein Rap-2b-like, which translates to MKDHHNKPFKVIVFGESGVGKSALSIRYVCQEFSITYDPTIEDSYQTDIKIDDESIKAEVIDTAGNDVFRRMRDQYIKSGDGFLLVYSVTDRWSFHAVTAFREQILAVKGQKHKILPDIPLILVGNKCDLEEERVVSYQDAKKMAENFSCPLFETSAKNDTCVDEVFSCLARQMKASRAVSTRKAFKRDQQRSSLRHLPFGGKKCKGRLDTLRQSESSPSSVPTRRRAGSFRGFICGARTLGTT; encoded by the exons CGCTAAGTATACGATACGTGTGTCAGGAGTTCTCGATCACCTATGACCCGACGATAG AGGACAGCTACCAAACTGACATCAAAATTGACGATGAATCAATCAAGGCTGAAGTGATCGACACAGCGGGAAAC GACGTGTTCCGACGCATGAGAGATCAATATATTAAAAGCGGTGATGGCTTCCTGTTGGTTTATTCGGTCACTGATCGCTGGAGCTTCCATGCTGTCACTGCCTTCCGTGAGCAAATCCTAGCAGTCAAGGGTCAAAAACACAAGATTCTCCCGGACATCCCTTTAATTTTGGTTGGCAACAAA TGCGACTTAGAAGAAGAGCGAGTAGTTTCCTATCAAGATGCGAAGAAAATGGctgagaatttttcttgcccACTTTTTGAGACATCAGCCAAGAATGACACCTGTGTGGACGAAGTCTTTTCCTGTCTTGCTCGACAAATGAAAGCATCAAGGGCTGTATCCACAAGAAAAGCCTTCAAGCGAGATCAGCAGCGATCCTCATTAAGACACTTACCGTTTGGAGGAAAAAAGTGCAAGGGAAGGCTTGACACGTTGAGGCAAAGTGAGTCGTCACCCTCCAGTGTGCCAACAAGGAGACGGGCTGGCTCCTTTCGAGGTTTTATTTGTGGAGCAAGGACGCTTGGTACAACTTAG